CCTGACTGGGTGTGAGCGAACCAACCACGTTAAGCTAACAACTAACttgcaccaagtctggaatcaACAGGACCCTTAACATCTTCTAGCCTCAATCcagaagactgctaaatagttaaccaaagaGCTACGGGACTATCTACATTGCCCCACTAACTTTTTTGGACACAGCACATAAGCTGCTGTTACTGTATATTAACCATCTTATTGACTAGTCACATTAACATTATCCCTACCTACAGAATATACACAGAATATACACTTCAtcactaaaagtatgtggacacctgcttgtcaaacatctcattccaaaatcatgggcattaatatggagtgggtccaaggctttccactagacgttggaacattgctgctataacagcctccactcttctgggaaggatttccactagatgttggaacattgctgctataacagcctccactcttctgggaaggctttccactagacgttggaacattgctgctataacagcctccactcttctgggaaggatttccactagatgttggaacattgctgctataacagcctccactcttctgggaaggctttccactagacgttggaacattgctgctataacagcctccactcttctgggaaggctttctagatgttggaacattgctgcaggggacttgcttccattcagccacaagagtatcgAATAGAAAAGTACTAacacgtaataataaatacacaatgagtaatgttACTATATTATTACTTTTCTATTCgatctctctctgcattgttgggaagcatttcactgttaaggcGTCCCATCAGAAACAGTTCGTGGTCTTCGGCAaggttttttttctgaggttCGTGTACACAAATATTTTTCTTGAGGTGCGCCAAAATCGTTAGCTGAAGTCTATAGCCCCTTCATCAGCAtttggtcaacagtagagattTTTGTTGTCTATCAATGAAGGAGGAATTTGCAATtgttttcacttgagaaatactgaaCCAAACATCTTTTGTCAGATGTAAAACTGCGAGACTAAGATCTCCTCAACAAGTTATCTTAATTCGgattattttgaggaagtgtatactggctacggtgtctcaaaatggacaaaaagTACTATTGCCATTTTCTTCTTGTTTTTCAAgtgaaggtcttttaagggagtatgcgaacACACGTTCGGTTCGTctacatgtgaccaataaaatgttatttgcatAATCAACAgtgttaacccccccccctcacatCTCTGATCTAACCTTAATGACGTCATCATGAAATGTGATTGAGAGTTAACACAACTGAAAGGAACATTACCTCGGGGTTGGTCCGGCAGTTGTTGTTGAGTGTCCGGCTCCAGCAACAGCCGTCTTAGCCTCTTCATGTACACTGGCCGGGTGCGGTGACTTATGGGTCCCGgactctctcccatctccacaagcCTGCGTCTCAGCTCCTTGTCCGTCAGGCATTTGGTCTCTGACCACTCCCGAGCCACCACGGGCTCCTGGTTCTCCTTCCCTTTGGCCTCCGTTCCTCCACCACCCTGCAGGGAGCGCCAGTCGTACAGCACTGTGTCCTCGCCGCTGGACGTGCTCATGCTGGAGCTGAGCGAGGTGTTGGCCGCAGGTGGGACGTGGGTCTCGATCAGTTCGTGACCCTGCTCCGTGTCCGTGTAGAGGTACTCCACCGGTTCCTCCTGGTCTGGTATCACAGGACGTCCGCCTGGGGTGTAGGAGAGGCTGGCCAGCCGCTGGGGCTTGTGGAAGTGGGAGAGTCGACTCATGCTGTAGCGCGGGGTAGTGCCTGGGGTCGAGGGGGGCTGATCTCTTTTTGGAGAGAAGTAACTGGAGCTGGATGAAGATGGAGTCTGGGAACTTGACAAAGATGAGCTTGAGTCGGCCTCCTCTGTGGTCCAGGATTCCTCCACTCTTGGTCCAAAGCTACCAACTGTCCCCTCCTTGGTCACTGCATCACTGGAGCTGGACAAATCGTCGGTTAGAAATTCACCACTTTCAAGAACGTCTTTTCTCAGATAAGTGGGTAAAGTCTCTTTGTGAGGATTTTTTAAAGTAAAGTAATTATCCAGTAAAGAGAATTTGTCAGCTAAACTTGGAGTTACGATGACTGTGTCAGCCATGGTTTTAGAGATGAGGGTGTCCGCTTGGCTGGCACTAACACAAGATCCCTCACCTCTGTCGTCCTTGGCGATGATGAGGGTGTCCGCTTGGCTGGCACTAACACAAGATCCCTGACCTCTGTCGTCCTTGGCGATGATGAGGGTGTCCGCTTGGCTGGCACTGACATATGACCCTTGACCTCTGTCGGCTCTGAGAGTGCTAGATTGAGGCTCTTGGCTCTCGTAGATGACAAATGAGTCCCCAGAAGTACTACTTGTCCCGTTTCCAGAAAAGACTGGGGTGCGACTACGCCCGCATGGCGTGTCGTAAAAGACGTTGTCGCTGCCTTGCGACTTGATGTTTTGGCGGCGTGTGCGTGTCGGCGTAGGCAAGGTCTGCTCAAACAgcgaggaggtggagaggaggctTTCGGGGGTCTTGCCGCTAATTACCGAGCAGCGACTCAGCCGCGAGTGCGTCCTACCAGTGACAAAGGGACTTGGGGTCAGAGGCAGGTCCTCCTCCAACGCTGGAGTAGAACCAGGTCTGTGAGTGCATTCAGTCGGTCTTGTTGACAACTCTTCAACATTACCCGCTAAGACAGCATCTGGAAATATTTTTTCACAACCTGGACCTTTGGTTGGAGATATTTTGTCAGTCAATGTAAGGTTATCTACCATGGCTGGTAGTTCTACCATGGCTTGTTTTGACCTCTCTGAGCTGTTGGGAGTTTCATCAGTATCTACATTGTTAGTGTTCATaggattttgtgtgtgtttgtcgtcTTCGACACCTCTGCTTTTCACTTTACGCTCCTCTTCAGAGGGCGAGACCCGCCTGGGGGACGCCTCCAGGGTCGTAATGTAGTGGTCACTATCACAGCTGCTGTACCGACAAGTGccgctgctactgctgctgctgccagcagagccacATAATGCTTGTTCAGGGACCTTCACTTCTTCTACCTGGGTCTCAACGACTTCTCCGTCCTCTTCCTCAAATGGGAAGTGTCCAACAAATGTTTTTTCCATGTCGATCTCAGTGCACTCATTATTATCCTTGGAGAATACAAACACATGTTCAGGGGAGGTGACGTCGATCCCCTGGTGATGTAGGACGGTGGCCATGCGCTCTGGATCCAGGAACTCGGAGTATTCCGAGAAGTCGAGAGTATAGTCTTTAGAGTAGGCAGTACCCTGACCCCCTGGCTCCCGCCTCGGAGATTCTGAACTAAAAACGGGGAAGTATTCGTCCACTTCCTCTCTGAAGCTCACACTCTTGCGGCTCATGCGTCGTGAAAAGCAAGGAGGGAGGAGGTCCaacggaggaggagagagtctgtTCCCAGTTACAGACAGATGCAGCGCACTGCAGTCAGCGAGTGGTACGTCCTCCCGAAGTACAGGAAGTGCGGCTCTAGGACCTGCAACGGACATACGAGTGCTGGATAACATTGATGGAGGCTCCCAGTCAGAGTCCGTGTCCCACTCGTTGGTGTGGCGCACCTCAGGGTTAGATTTACAATCAGACACCCCTGAATGGGATCCTCTTCTCCGACTGTGCCTGTTGCTAATAGCAGACAGTTCAAAGAACGAGGTCTGACGTGTGCTACTCAGTGGGCCCTCCCCGAAGTCACTCAGCAAGGACATGCTGTGAGAGAGAACACTGCAGTCTTCGGACTCAGTGTAGCTTGACGCGTCACCTTGGCCATTGTAAACAGCTGCAGGAAATTGAAAAGGACAAAGTAATTAAGACTCTTAAGAAATCAGACAATTATAATAACATACGCCATTTCTCATACGCTTTTATCCAACACATCTTAAAACAGTCAGTCTGTGACCCAAAGGGGATTGAACCCACGGCCCTGGAGTCACTAGCGCCTTGCTCTTACCAACCGAGCCACACAGTGACGCGTCACAGAGTTTGCAATGTGAAGCATCACAAACGTTCTAGACAAATGTCTTACAGTATTGGAATTGAGGCAGATCTTCCTCCTCTGTGTCCAAGGACTGAGACTGGTACTCCTGAAGGAGGTGGGCACATCTGCGGTTGTCCTGTTGTTGTGCCAGATCACCTGGTTTGTTCCCTTCCTGACGAGAGCAATGAGACAACATAAGGAGTAGGTGAGAATGATTGCCATACTGTAAATGGGGTTATGAAAAAGGAAAAAGTGGTGATTGTTTCAAAATCTGGATGGGAAAAAAAAGTAGATATTGTCCAGTGTTTAATTTTCTGGTAACATAGTGAGACTCAGATTTTTATCATTTTTTTGatgatgcaaagtttggtaacagaatgacggcacaaactgttattctgttacaaactttgcatctgcactgttctttaagtaaatgtgtttttgcaaaaaaaaaaaattgaaattggTAAAAGTAGTCATTTTttcatagagttgtatggtttgtttaactttgcaatattttaacatacattttaaagtgaaaaatctcactatgttaccgtggaattgccctGTAATAGTGACCACCACACCAGAACAACTCAAagtaggcgagagagagagagagagagagagagagagagagagagagagagagagagagagagagagagagagacagagagagacagacatagagagagagagagagagagagacagagacagagttgaTTCATGTTGTTTTACAGAACACTGTACAGAAGAACATAGTTAATATGTAAATTAAACCCTCCTTTGCTCCTCCTGCTTTCTTGCAGCATTGTGACTACTTACAAGTCTTACAGTAACGTAACTCatacctactgtagcctacattttAAAGATAAGTGCAAAAAAGCTGAGTGAAATCAGACACAAATGTAATCTCTCCCACCTGATCCTTTAAGTTTGCGTTCCCTCCATTCTTTAACAGCAGTTTGAGATTCTGATAGCAACCCCATAACGCTGCTACGTGCAGGGGTGTCAAGCCATCCGAAGACCTGGATGAAAAAAAAAAGCTAATTTGATGCAAAGCTTTGCTGCCTGCATGTTTATGACATGTTATAAGAATGTAATGGAGCCGACAGACATGTCAGCTCAGATTCTAgctcacaagcatttcactacacccgcaataacatctgctaaatatgtgaccactgtaaaattagatttgattcgTATTATAGCCATGTCGCAAGATGTACGGAATGTCTAGCTATACAACATAATGGCAAGCAACATGATCTGCACATTGGAAAACAGTAGATAACGTTGTTTTACAGTAGAGCCTATTTAGTTGAATTTAGGTCTACAGTACCGGATGTTGGGGTCTGCCCCATGTTGTAGAATTAACTTTAGGCAGCGTATACTTTTCTCAGTCTCTTTGCCAACTGCCAAATGCACAGCAGCAACACCTTTACTTCCGACAAGATTGGGATTTGCTCCTTGTGCGAGAAGAATCTGCACGGTTCTAAAAAATAAATGTTCAGAAAAGAGTCATGTTATTATTTTGTCATTCGTAGTGTTAAAATTGCACgtatgtaaatgtattaaaataggTATAAACCTTACAGACAACAAGGTTAAAGTTACATATCATAGAAGTAAATAGTTAACTAGCCCTGTTGTTATCTAGCTAACTATAAATAGTTACGTTACCTTCTGTACAGTAGCACATCCCTTACATCTGCGGTAACGTCAGCCTAGTATCTCTGGCCCTTCTCATAACTCTAATGATACATGCTTGCCATAGCTGTAAATTATGAAGCTACTGACTAGTAACGTTACAGTAGCACAGATGGATACTCCTCggtagtaacgttagctagtcagGTAAAGAGATGACAGCACATTACCTTGGTTCCCCGTCATTCACAGCTTTGCACAGCTGTGTTGCCAGACTGGTCTTGCTTCGATGCTGCATGACTCGCGTACTTCTGCAATATTTCGTCTGGTCATCAAAGCTTTTACTTTAGCTACCGAACTAAAAGCATGCAATCCAAGTTCTCGTGCACGTCGTTTGCAATTTAATTGAGATTGATCGGTTtcgtttatttatttatgttttgcAATTTTGATAAATACACATTTCATCTTCGATTTCCTTTCTTGGTTTATTGTGTTGAAGTTCCCTCCAAGTTCATAAACCCCGCCTGTCCGTTTCCGGCAGACTAGATGCAGTATTGCGTGTCGCTGCCTTTCTCAGGTCGGAGTGCGAATTACACATTTAAATATCTAATGGCCTCACAATCCTAGTTGCAGGCCGGTTTGAGTTtcttttttacagggacagtgcacatgaaTCAATaacctgggcaggttattaaaaacaattacaatatagacaatcattgagcagtgagcacacgcagagcaacgagcaacataggacaagcaagacgtagcatacagacagagcaacatagaacaagccagacgtagcatacagacagagcaacatagaacaaaaagcatcaagacaaaattcataaaagcaacaaagtgtttccacacctcacaagctacagacaacagacaacatggaaagtggcaatacacagctagggaccatgttcacaaatctgatggacatttagccatgtcttcatgcattttgtgaaagtgtgaaacCACAACAATTTCCTTTCTATTTCGTTATGCCTGTCATTTGAGGCCAAAATTGTTACAAGCGAAAATGTGGTGACACCCAAATCAGCCATCTCACAGAAAAATGTCCTCTTATCCTCAGTATACCGCCTGCAATATAACAGGACATGCTTCACAATCTGTACCTCAACACTTTCCTCACACCCCATCTGGGTTTTCCCCCACTAACACTAGCCCACTTCCCAATACACTATGACCCTGCATCAGCCTATTTTGCGCAGAAGTCCAATATCCCGCCCACAGATAATACTGATTGGTTTAATCTAGTATCTATCAGCATTCGGACCAATTAGACTTTACCATCAAAACTGGGTggcatgtattttttattttacctttatttaactaggtaagtcagttaaagaacaaatacttattttcaatgacggcctaagaacagtgggttaactgctttgttcaggggcagaacaacagatttttaccttgtcggctctgggattcgatcttgcaaccttttggttatggGGTTTATCTCAATGAAGTAAAGAGGAATCATTTCCTTGTTTCGTTAGTTATGAGTTATTCTTAAATATTCTTTCACCATGTATTTAGTTATAGGTTAGTTAGATATAGGCCGGTCAATATTTATTTAGCTAGCTATAGATCAGTCAATATTTATTTAGCTAGCTATAGATCAGTCAATATTTATTTAGCTAGCTATAGATCAGTCAATATTTATTTAGCTAGCTATAGATCAGTCAATATTTTTTTAGCTAGCTATAAATCAgtcaatatattttttaaactagcTATAGATCATTCAATATTTATTTAGCTAGCTATAGATCAGTCAATATTTTTTCAACTAGCTATAGATCATTCAATATTTATTTAGCTAGATATCGATCAGGGAAGGATATGAGACCAGAGTACAGGCCACTTTATGTAATAAATTATGAAATCTATGGCTACATTTCAATAGTTTAGTTTTTTACAGTTCCTTTCCTTTAtcgcagcgtttcccaaactcgatcCTCGGGACCCCaaaaggctttttttttttttttgcccttaCACTACACAGATgcttcaaatgatcaaagcttgatgatttgttgattatttgaatcagctgtgtagcgctagggcaaaaaaaaatgtacttgggTTCCctaggactgagtttgggaaagaTTGTTTCATCCCGTACTTTTTGAATAATCAATCAGCACATAATTTACTCTAAAGAAATACCCAGCtacatgtatttaaaaaatgtcaTTTTATATTCCAAAATATATTAATTTAAAAACAGGACCTCATTTGTTGTCCACGGTATTGCGTTTCATAGTACATTTACTGACTGAAGTCATAGCCGTTTATCTTTTCCTTACAATAGTCATGTTACTAACTATGACAATAAAATGGTTAACAAGCATTAACTTCTTCAAGAATTATTGTTTCCTATCCAAAAAAAAAGTCATTTTATTTGAAATGAATTAGACTAATCGCAAGTACATTTGGATACGTTTTTATGGAGTGTCAATGGAGATTATACAGTAGATCAGCTCAGTTTACACAACGCCATTACTATCCATAACCCCATTCCCTTTCCTAAATAACAAACATTACTATCCAtacccctttccctttcctaAATAACAAACATTACTATCCATACCCCATTCCATTTCCTAAATAACAAACATTACTATCCAtacccctttccctttcctaAATAACAAACATTACTATCCATCCCCCTTTCCTAAATAACAAACATTACTATCCATCCCCCTTTCCTAAATAACAAACATTACTATCCATACCCCATTCCCTTTCCTAAATAACAAACATTACTATCCATACCCCATTCCCTTTCCTAAATAACAAACATTACTATCCATACCCCATTCCCTTTCCTAAATAACAAACATTACTATCCATACCCCATTCCCTTTCCTAAATAACAAACATTACTATCCATACCCCATTCCCTTTCCTAAATAACAAACATTACTATCCATACCCCATTCCCTTTCCTAAATAACAAACATTACTATCCATACCCCATTCCCTTTCCTAAATAACAAACATTACTATCCATACCCCATTCCCTTTCCTAAATAACAAACATTACTATCCATACCCCATTCCCTTTCCTAAATAACAAACATTACTATCCAtacccctttccctttcctaAATAACAAACATTACTATCCATCCCCCTTTCCTAAATAACAAACATTACTATCCATACCCCATTCCCTTTCCTAAATAACAAACATTACTATCCATACCCCATTCCATTTCCTAAATAACAAACATTACTATCCATACCCCATTCCCTTTCCTAAATAACAAACATTACTATCCATACCCCTTTCCTAAATAACAAACATTACTATCCATCCCCCTTTCCTAAATAACAAACATTACTATCCATACTAAATAACAAACAAACATAACTACCCCTAACTCAATAGCAAACATTACTATCCATACCTTaataacaaacaaacatgggTTGAACATGATTACCCGTATCTTAATTGAACATTAGCAATGCCAACAAATAAGGTATATCAATATTGCAGGACAGTAGAGCTATTCGAGTGTTGCTATTGGTCCCGTgtaggtcagttggtagagcgtgacGCTTGCAAcggcagggttgtgggttcgatttccCCATGGGGGGGACCAGTACAAAGATGGATGTACTCACTCCTGTAAGAaaatctgctaaattactcaaatgtaaaatgtctGTGTGGTGGAATATCGGCTAAATCTCAGTAGATTAATCATAGCTGGGTCTCTAAATGTTTCCAAAATCAGACAGATATAACGGAGAGGAGGGCAGGTATGAGGCCCATCAGAGGGAGAAGAGTGCAGGTATGAGGCCCATCAGACAgcgaagagggagaggagggcaggtATGAGGCCCATCAGCAGCACTATGAGGCTGGGGTTGGTGGCTCCTGTGTGGCTAGGCTCTGGCTCTAGGTCTGGGATGAAGCAGTCTGTGTAGGGCTCAATGCATGCTGCGTAGGCCATGACGTGGGCGATGTAGCTCTGCTCCTGGACCCCGTGAAAGAGGTGAGCCATGGGGCCCTTGGCAAAGATGGCCACGTCCTCTGAGCCGTGGGTCTCAGAGTCCAGAGGTACGGCTGACTGCTGCTTGTAATCTTTGTGGTCTGAAGGAGAGCCAAAGTTAGGAGAGAGAAAATATACATGCAATTTGGAAACTGTAGGTCTTTTAATGAGTTTTGAAAAGAGGGGAGGATAATTAATATACAATGGCTTTCATGTTGATGTTCATTTCCTACTATTATCTGCATGATAAACGAATTGAAACTATTTTAATCTTCAATAACTgatatcagggttggggtcaatttgaaCTGAAGACTGTCAATTCAGGAAATAAACTAACATTTTAATTATATTTCAAATAACTCAATAAACTGGAAGTAtaagatatttttttcaaaagttgatttaaaaaaataaaaaaataaatgcaaatTACTTCCTAAATGTACTGCCCCGCCCCTAATTATTTTACCAACACCATTTTTCTATTTGATTAGACAATATTATCTTATTTTGCTGTCATTTTCCTCTACACATTCTGTTAAATTTAGATTTCCTCAATATGAGCGCATCGCTTTAAAGCCAAACGTACCTGCTTCCGTTGTGTTGACATCTGCACGAGATTCATTGTTAAATTTAGAGTTCCTCAATATGAGCGCATCGCTTTAAAGCCAAACGTACCTGCTTCCGTTGTGTTGACATCTGCACGAGATTCATTGTTAAATTTAGAGTTCCTCAATATGAGCGCATCGCTTTAAAGCCAAACGTACCTGCTTCCGTTGTGTTGACATCTGCACGAGATCCATTGTTAAATTTAGAGTTCCTCAATATGAGCGCATCGCTTTAAAGCCAAACGTACCTGCTTCCGTTGTGTTGACATCTGCACGAGATCCATTGACTAACTTGTATCCTGGTCCGTTTCCATAGAGTGTGGTGGTAAAGCTCTTTTTATCGTCAGCCAAGTTACGGGACAGACCTTCAAGACACAACGCATACCAGCATGCTGTTAGATTTTGTCAGTCTAACGCTAAGCTTGCTCAAATACACATAACAGCCCCCTTGACCACATAATTATATAAACCCCTATGTTTAGCCCCCCAAAAAAATAGCATTAAAGCAAAATGGAATAGGGGGCCTGATCTATACACTGCGTTTTATGGACATATTTGATGAACCATGTATGATGTGGTCTACCTGGGGATGCAAAGAATgcgtatattactggaaactttctaAGTTTACCTGTAAACTaagcaggggttggaaccggttcagggaacaaaACCGAAAACAGTAATAGGGCGAAATCAGAACCTGGAACGAAAGTGATCTCTACTGTTCCAGAAAATGACCATTATTTTAAAAGGTAATGGGAACCGGTTGATACATTTATTTGACTTTCTAGGCATTTTTTCCAGCCCCACAAAAAAACGCAACAAAGCGCCTATGCAAACCACTTACGCTGTCACTCAGAAacttattccagtgtctgccttc
This genomic window from Oncorhynchus clarkii lewisi isolate Uvic-CL-2024 unplaced genomic scaffold, UVic_Ocla_1.0 unplaced_contig_3443_pilon_pilon, whole genome shotgun sequence contains:
- the LOC139399944 gene encoding ankyrin repeat and LEM domain-containing protein 1-like, which produces MQHRSKTSLATQLCKAVNDGEPRTVQILLAQGANPNLVGSKGVAAVHLAVGKETEKSIRCLKLILQHGADPNIRSSDGLTPLHVAALWGCYQNLKLLLKNGGNANLKDQEGNKPGDLAQQQDNRRCAHLLQEYQSQSLDTEEEDLPQFQYSVYNGQGDASSYTESEDCSVLSHSMSLLSDFGEGPLSSTRQTSFFELSAISNRHSRRRGSHSGVSDCKSNPEVLEPHFLYFGRTYHSLTAVRCICL
- the LOC139399946 gene encoding uncharacterized protein gives rise to the protein MSRKSVSFREEVDEYFPVFSSESPRREPGGQGTAYSKDYTLDFSEYSEFLDPERMATVLHHQGIDVTSPEHVFVFSKDNNECTEIDMEKTFVGHFPFEEEDGEVVETQVEEVKVPEQALCGSAGSSSSSSGTCRYSSCDSDHYITTLEASPRRVSPSEEERKVKSRGVEDDKHTQNPMNTNNVDTDETPNSSERSKQAMVELPAMVDNLTLTDKISPTKGPGCEKIFPDAVLAGNVEELSTRPTECTHRPGSTPALEEDLPLTPSPFVTGRTHSRLSRCSVISGKTPESLLSTSSLFEQTLPTPTRTRRQNIKSQGSDNVFYDTPCGRSRTPVFSGNGTSSTSGDSFVIYESQEPQSSTLRADRGQGSYVSASQADTLIIAKDDRGQGSCVSASQADTLIIAKDDRGEGSCVSASQADTLISKTMADTVIVTPSLADKFSLLDNYFTLKNPHKETLPTYLRKDVLESGEFLTDDLSSSSDAVTKEGTVGSFGPRVEESWTTEEADSSSSLSSSQTPSSSSSSYFSPKRDQPPSTPGTTPRYSMSRLSHFHKPQRLASLSYTPGGRPVIPDQEEPVEYLYTDTEQGHELIETHVPPAANTSLSSSMSTSSGEDTVLYDWRSLQGGGGTEAKGKENQEPVVAREWSETKCLTDKELRRRLVEMGESPGPISHRTRPVYMKRLRRLLLEPDTQQQLPDQPRGNGHSPELCVALRTLVLPDCQDDELALCQQFDQPDQNRKWREGVIKSSFNYLLLDPRVTKNLPYRSHSMSPIDCFQTFISAIFYVGKGKRSRPYSHLYEALDYHRGDKTSKKLCSKVQHILQVWKAEQGVISLHCFQNVIPVEAYTREAVMVDAIGLKMLTNQKRGDYYGVVSTWQLKRKRELGVHLLYRAMQIFLAEGERQLRPPDIRVGQ